Proteins encoded within one genomic window of Panicum virgatum strain AP13 chromosome 1N, P.virgatum_v5, whole genome shotgun sequence:
- the LOC120654514 gene encoding 3-isopropylmalate dehydratase large subunit, chloroplastic-like isoform X1 → MASSVSAAAKASAAFAHKKELAAAAPSPAQHRAGSGRRSKSCRVRAVASPARAPRAPASTGSVKTAMTMTEKIMARASERAGLEPGENVWVDVDVLMTHDVCGPGTIGIFKKEFGEDAKVWDREKVVIIPDHYIFTSDERANRNVDILRDFCMEQNIKYFYDIKDLSNFKANPDYKGVCHVALAQEGHCRPGEVLLGTDSHTCNAGAFGQFATGIGNTDAGFVLGTGKALLKVPPTIRFVLDGEMPPYLLAKDLILQIIGEISVSGATYKSMEFVGSTVESLNMEERMTLCNMVIEAGGKNGVVPADETTFKYLEGKTSVDYEPVYSDAQARFFSDYRFDVSKLEPVVAKPHSPDNRALARECKDVKIDRVYIGSCTGGKTEDFLAAAKVFLASGKKVKVPTFLVPATQKVWMDVYSLPVPGSGGKTCSQIFEEAGCDTPASPSCGACLGGPRDTYARMNEPMVCVSTTNRNFPGRMGHKEGQIYLASPYTAAASALTGYVTDPRDFLM, encoded by the exons atggcctcctccgtctccgccgccgccaaggcatCCGCCGCCTTCGCCCACAAG aaggagctcgccgccgcggcgccgtcgccggcgcagcACCGCGCGGgctcgggccgccggagcaagTCATGCCGCGTGCGCGCCGTCGCCtcacccgcgcgcgcgccccgcgcCCCGGCGTCCACCGGCTCG GTGAAGACCGCGATGACGATGACGGAGAAGATCATGGCGCGGGCGTCGGAGCGCGCGGGCCTGGAACCCGGGGAGAACGTGTGGGTGGACGTCGACGTGCTAATGACGCACGACGTCTGCGGCCCCGGCACCATCGGCATCTTCAAGAAGGAGTTCGGGGAGGACGCCAAGGTCTGGGACCGCGAGAAGGTCGTCATCATCCCGGACCACTACATCTTCACCAGCGACGAGCGGGCCAACCGCAATGTTGATATCCTCAGGGACTTCTGTATGGAGCAGAACATCAAGTACTTCTATGACATCAAGGATCTCAGCAATTTCAAG GCTAATCCAGACTACAAAGGCGTCTGCCACGTTGCACTTGCTCAAGAAGGTCACTGCCGACCAGGCGAG GTTCTCCTTGGTACTGATTCTCATACGTGCAACGCTGGAGCCTTTGGCCAATTTGCAACAGGAATTGGAAACACCGATGCAGGTTTTGTACTGGGCACTGGAAAGGCTCTTCTCAAG GTGCCACCAACTATAAGGTTTGTACTAGATGGAGAAATGCCACCTTATTTACTCGCAAAAGATCTGATTTTGCAA ATTATTGGTGAGATATCTGTATCTGGTGCAACGTACAAGTCCATGGAGTTTGTTGGATCAACTGTGGAAAGTCTAAAT ATGGAAGAGCGAATGACATTGTGCAACATGGTTATTGAAGCTGGTGGAAAGAATGGTGTTGTGCCTGCTGATGAAACTACATTTAAGTACCTTGAG GGCAAGACATCCGTTGATTATGAACCTGTCTACAGTGATGCTCAGGCCAG ATTTTTTAGTGACTATCGATTTGATGTATCCAAACTGGAGCCAGTAGTTGCCAAG CCACATTCACCTGACAACCGTGCTCTAGCAAGAGAATGCAAAGATGTCAAGATTGACCGAGTCTATATTGGTTCTTGCACTGGTGGTAAGACGGAGGACTTCCTTGCTGCTGCAAAGGTGTTCTTAGCTTCG GGGAAGAAGGTTAAAGTCCCCACGTTCCTTGTCCCTGCGACACAAAAG GTGTGGATGGACGTATATAGCCTCCCTGTACCAGGATCTGGTGGCAAAACTTGCTCCCAGATATTTGAGGAGGCTGGATGCGACACACCAGCTAGCCCTAGTTGTGGTGCTTGTTTAGGTGGCCCTCGCGATACATATGCACGCATGAATGAACCGATG
- the LOC120654515 gene encoding AT-hook motif nuclear-localized protein 2-like isoform X1, which yields MATTEASPAAADAEQPAPETTTTTMTPTPASSQPAPAAPTAASAVPAAVAGRGEGKRKRGRPRKYGPDGSLLRPLNATPISASVPDDAGGAQYTPASAVGSVMKRGRGRPVGFVSRATPISVAVTAAAPTAAVVVSAPAPQPQLGPLGELVACASGANFTPHIINVAAGEDVNMKVISFSQQGPRAICILSANGVIANVTLRQQDSLGGTVTYEGRFELLSLSGSFTPTDSGGTRSRSGGMSVSLAAADGRVIGGGVAGLLVAASPVQVVVGSFLPSYQLDQNANKKQPIIEITTVPPAPATVGFTISSGDMMEDSYGGRQHPRSGTAKGGSTAAVFKVENWTAPAQQQPAPDQARKTPPPPPASEAKVPVPGG from the exons ATGGCGACAACGGAGGCTTCGCCGGCCGCGGCTGATGCCGAGCAGCCGGCGccggagacgacgacgacgacgatgacaccGACACCGGCGAGCTCTCAGCCTGCGCCGGCTGCTCCTACGGCCGCGTCAGCGGTGCCGGCGGCTGTTGctgggagaggagaggggaagcGGAAGCGGGGGAGGCCACGGAAATACGGGCCGGACGGGAGCCTGCTGCGGCCGCTGAATGCGACGCCGATCTCGGCGTCGGTGCCGGACGACGCGGGCGGGGCGCAGTACACGCCGGCTTCTGCCGTCGGGTCCGTCATGAAGAGGGGCAGGGGCCGCCCGGTGGGGTTCGTCAGCCGCGCGACGCCAATATCCGTGGCAGTGacggccgccgcgcccacgGCTGCGGTGGTCGTGtcagcgccggcgccgcagccACAGCTCGGGCCACTCG GTGAATTGGTAGCTTGTGCTTCTGGTGCAAATTTTACGCCTCATATTATTAATGTTGCTGCTGGTGAG GATGTCAATATGAAGGTCATATCTTTCTCCCAACAAGGTCCAAGGGCAATTTGCATTCTATCTGCCAATGGTGTCATTGCAAATGTTACACTGCGTCAACAAGATTCCTTAGGTGGTACAGTTACTTATGAG GGCCGGTTTGAGCTACTCTCCTTGTCTGGATCTTTCACTCCGACTGATAGCGGTGGCACCAGAAGCCGCTCCGGTGGGATGAGCGTCTCCTTAGCGGCCGCCGACGGCCGTGTCATCGGAGGTGGAGTTGCCGGCCTCCTCGTGGCCGCTAGCCCTGTCCAG GTCGTGGTAGGAAGCTTCCTCCCGAGTTACCAGCTGGATCAGAACGCCAACAAAAAGCAGCCGATCATCGAGATCACGACAgtgcctccggcgccggcgaccgtTGGGTTCACGATCTCCAGCGGCGACATGATGGAGGACTCGTACGGCGGCCGCCAGCATCCGCGGTCCGGGACGGCGAAAgggggctcgacggcggcggtgttcaAGGTGGAGAATTGGACGGCGCCtgcgcagcagcagccggcgccCGATCAGGCGAGGaagacgccgccgccaccaccagcgtCCGAGGCCAAAGTCCCCGTCCCCGGTGGGTGA
- the LOC120654514 gene encoding 3-isopropylmalate dehydratase large subunit, chloroplastic-like isoform X2, with protein sequence MASSVSAAAKASAAFAHKELAAAAPSPAQHRAGSGRRSKSCRVRAVASPARAPRAPASTGSVKTAMTMTEKIMARASERAGLEPGENVWVDVDVLMTHDVCGPGTIGIFKKEFGEDAKVWDREKVVIIPDHYIFTSDERANRNVDILRDFCMEQNIKYFYDIKDLSNFKANPDYKGVCHVALAQEGHCRPGEVLLGTDSHTCNAGAFGQFATGIGNTDAGFVLGTGKALLKVPPTIRFVLDGEMPPYLLAKDLILQIIGEISVSGATYKSMEFVGSTVESLNMEERMTLCNMVIEAGGKNGVVPADETTFKYLEGKTSVDYEPVYSDAQARFFSDYRFDVSKLEPVVAKPHSPDNRALARECKDVKIDRVYIGSCTGGKTEDFLAAAKVFLASGKKVKVPTFLVPATQKVWMDVYSLPVPGSGGKTCSQIFEEAGCDTPASPSCGACLGGPRDTYARMNEPMVCVSTTNRNFPGRMGHKEGQIYLASPYTAAASALTGYVTDPRDFLM encoded by the exons atggcctcctccgtctccgccgccgccaaggcatCCGCCGCCTTCGCCCACAAG gagctcgccgccgcggcgccgtcgccggcgcagcACCGCGCGGgctcgggccgccggagcaagTCATGCCGCGTGCGCGCCGTCGCCtcacccgcgcgcgcgccccgcgcCCCGGCGTCCACCGGCTCG GTGAAGACCGCGATGACGATGACGGAGAAGATCATGGCGCGGGCGTCGGAGCGCGCGGGCCTGGAACCCGGGGAGAACGTGTGGGTGGACGTCGACGTGCTAATGACGCACGACGTCTGCGGCCCCGGCACCATCGGCATCTTCAAGAAGGAGTTCGGGGAGGACGCCAAGGTCTGGGACCGCGAGAAGGTCGTCATCATCCCGGACCACTACATCTTCACCAGCGACGAGCGGGCCAACCGCAATGTTGATATCCTCAGGGACTTCTGTATGGAGCAGAACATCAAGTACTTCTATGACATCAAGGATCTCAGCAATTTCAAG GCTAATCCAGACTACAAAGGCGTCTGCCACGTTGCACTTGCTCAAGAAGGTCACTGCCGACCAGGCGAG GTTCTCCTTGGTACTGATTCTCATACGTGCAACGCTGGAGCCTTTGGCCAATTTGCAACAGGAATTGGAAACACCGATGCAGGTTTTGTACTGGGCACTGGAAAGGCTCTTCTCAAG GTGCCACCAACTATAAGGTTTGTACTAGATGGAGAAATGCCACCTTATTTACTCGCAAAAGATCTGATTTTGCAA ATTATTGGTGAGATATCTGTATCTGGTGCAACGTACAAGTCCATGGAGTTTGTTGGATCAACTGTGGAAAGTCTAAAT ATGGAAGAGCGAATGACATTGTGCAACATGGTTATTGAAGCTGGTGGAAAGAATGGTGTTGTGCCTGCTGATGAAACTACATTTAAGTACCTTGAG GGCAAGACATCCGTTGATTATGAACCTGTCTACAGTGATGCTCAGGCCAG ATTTTTTAGTGACTATCGATTTGATGTATCCAAACTGGAGCCAGTAGTTGCCAAG CCACATTCACCTGACAACCGTGCTCTAGCAAGAGAATGCAAAGATGTCAAGATTGACCGAGTCTATATTGGTTCTTGCACTGGTGGTAAGACGGAGGACTTCCTTGCTGCTGCAAAGGTGTTCTTAGCTTCG GGGAAGAAGGTTAAAGTCCCCACGTTCCTTGTCCCTGCGACACAAAAG GTGTGGATGGACGTATATAGCCTCCCTGTACCAGGATCTGGTGGCAAAACTTGCTCCCAGATATTTGAGGAGGCTGGATGCGACACACCAGCTAGCCCTAGTTGTGGTGCTTGTTTAGGTGGCCCTCGCGATACATATGCACGCATGAATGAACCGATG
- the LOC120654515 gene encoding AT-hook motif nuclear-localized protein 2-like isoform X2 translates to MATTEASPAAADAEQPAPETTTTTMTPTPASSQPAPAAPTAASAVPAAVAGRGEGKRKRGRPRKYGPDGSLLRPLNATPISASVPDDAGGAQYTPASAVGSVMKRGRGRPVGFVSRATPISVAVTAAAPTAAVVVSAPAPQPQLGPLGELVACASGANFTPHIINVAAGEVISFSQQGPRAICILSANGVIANVTLRQQDSLGGTVTYEGRFELLSLSGSFTPTDSGGTRSRSGGMSVSLAAADGRVIGGGVAGLLVAASPVQVVVGSFLPSYQLDQNANKKQPIIEITTVPPAPATVGFTISSGDMMEDSYGGRQHPRSGTAKGGSTAAVFKVENWTAPAQQQPAPDQARKTPPPPPASEAKVPVPGG, encoded by the exons ATGGCGACAACGGAGGCTTCGCCGGCCGCGGCTGATGCCGAGCAGCCGGCGccggagacgacgacgacgacgatgacaccGACACCGGCGAGCTCTCAGCCTGCGCCGGCTGCTCCTACGGCCGCGTCAGCGGTGCCGGCGGCTGTTGctgggagaggagaggggaagcGGAAGCGGGGGAGGCCACGGAAATACGGGCCGGACGGGAGCCTGCTGCGGCCGCTGAATGCGACGCCGATCTCGGCGTCGGTGCCGGACGACGCGGGCGGGGCGCAGTACACGCCGGCTTCTGCCGTCGGGTCCGTCATGAAGAGGGGCAGGGGCCGCCCGGTGGGGTTCGTCAGCCGCGCGACGCCAATATCCGTGGCAGTGacggccgccgcgcccacgGCTGCGGTGGTCGTGtcagcgccggcgccgcagccACAGCTCGGGCCACTCG GTGAATTGGTAGCTTGTGCTTCTGGTGCAAATTTTACGCCTCATATTATTAATGTTGCTGCTGGTGAG GTCATATCTTTCTCCCAACAAGGTCCAAGGGCAATTTGCATTCTATCTGCCAATGGTGTCATTGCAAATGTTACACTGCGTCAACAAGATTCCTTAGGTGGTACAGTTACTTATGAG GGCCGGTTTGAGCTACTCTCCTTGTCTGGATCTTTCACTCCGACTGATAGCGGTGGCACCAGAAGCCGCTCCGGTGGGATGAGCGTCTCCTTAGCGGCCGCCGACGGCCGTGTCATCGGAGGTGGAGTTGCCGGCCTCCTCGTGGCCGCTAGCCCTGTCCAG GTCGTGGTAGGAAGCTTCCTCCCGAGTTACCAGCTGGATCAGAACGCCAACAAAAAGCAGCCGATCATCGAGATCACGACAgtgcctccggcgccggcgaccgtTGGGTTCACGATCTCCAGCGGCGACATGATGGAGGACTCGTACGGCGGCCGCCAGCATCCGCGGTCCGGGACGGCGAAAgggggctcgacggcggcggtgttcaAGGTGGAGAATTGGACGGCGCCtgcgcagcagcagccggcgccCGATCAGGCGAGGaagacgccgccgccaccaccagcgtCCGAGGCCAAAGTCCCCGTCCCCGGTGGGTGA